The DNA window ATTTCAGTGGAGAGATTCCTGGAAGTTTGGAAAACCTTGAGGCCCTTCAACGACTGGGCTTTGCAAATAACAACCTTAATGGTATTATTCCAGACGGGATATTTAGAATTCCAACAATATTATTGATTGATTTATCTTTCAACAATCTAGAGGGACCGCTTACCACTCACGTTGGCAACGCAGAACAACTTACGTATCTGACACTTTCATCAAATAATCTATCTGGAGATATCCCTAACACCTTGGGGAACTGTGAAAGTTTGCAAAAACTGAAGTTCGATCAGAATACTTTCAGTGGAGGCATTCCTACATCATTAAGCAAGTTACTTAGCTTGACTTTGCTTAATCTGTCTTACAACAACTTAACAGGACAAATACCAGACTCTCTCAGTAGTTTGAAGTATCTTGGGCTACTTGATTTGTCATTCAACCATCTTAACGGTGAGGTCCCAACAAAAGGAATATTCAAGAATGCAACCGCTTTTCAAGTTGCTGGCAATCAAGGCTTATGTGGTGGGCTGAAAGAATTACACCTACCTGCATGCTCCACTGCACCTTCAAGTTCAAGTAAGCACAGGCAACCGTTAGCAATCAAAATAGTGATACCATTGGCCATCTTGGTGCCATCTTTTATCGTTGTATTGGTCATCTTGCTGCTCTTGAGGGTAAAACAAAATGGACAATCTATGTCTTTGCAATCATCTGATACAAACTTTCCCCAAGTTTCTTATAATGATCTTGCAAGAGCAACTGATAGGTTCTCCATGTCCAATTTGATTGGCAAAGGGAGATTCAGCTGTGTGTATCAAGGAAAGCTATTTCAAGGCGATGACAGAGTTGCTGTGAAGGTCTTCAGTCTAGAGACAGGGGGAGCACAGAGGAGCTTCGTTGCAGAATGCAATGCTTTGAGAAACATCAGACACCGCAATCTAGTTCCTATCCTAACTGCATGCTCTAGTATCGATTCTAAAGGCAACAATTTCAAAGCTTTAGTGTATAAGTTCATGCCACGTGGGGACTTGAATAAATTACTACACTCGACCAAAGATGGTGGAGACACTTCACATCTGAACCACATTACATTGGCGCAGAGAATAAGAATTATAGCGGATGTAGCAGATGCACTAGAGTATCTACACTATAACAACCAGGAAACAATTGTTCACTGTGATCTGAAGCCTAGCAACATCCTTCTGGATGACAATATGGTTGCTCATGTTGGAGACTTTGGTCTTGCAAGATTCAAAATCGACTCGGCTACACCATCTCGAGGCGATGCAAACTCAACTTCCTCCCTTGCAATAAAGGGAACTATTGGATATGTTGCTCCAGGTATGGCCTAATTTTGTACCTTTCTACCTTActtgatatttattttgttatctgACATGCTGATGTCTCTTTTGTcatatgaaattttagaatGTTCGGAGTGTGGTCAAGTTTCACCAACTTCAGATGTGTTTAGCTTTGGAGTTGTTCTCTTGGAAATATTTATTCGGAGAAGGCCAACGGACGACATGTTTAAGGATGGATTGAGCATTGCAAAATATACAGAGATCAACTTCCCTGACAGGATACTTGAGATTGTTGATCCCCAGCTGCAACAAGAGTTGGACCCCTACCAAGAAACGTCGACAGCAGTCGAGGAGAAAGGCCTACAGTGCCTACGTTCCGTGCTAAACATTGGACTCTGTTGCACCAAGCTAACCCCGAGGGAACGCATCACCATGCAAGAGGTGGCTGCCAAGTTGCAaggaatatatatgtgcatcttCTGGTTAAGTAGTAGGTAGTATGGTACGCAGACACAATTCAATAAAGAAGTGGTCAGTGTCCTACTGAAACTAGCAACTTGACCATGCCAACGCTATATTGTCATAATATATTTgacaatatattataaaataataatatttaaggtatcatttttaaatataaagtactcagttatgaaatataatttagcatGAGTAACTTGTAAAGCAGTACATGAGTGAT is part of the Oryza brachyantha chromosome 11, ObraRS2, whole genome shotgun sequence genome and encodes:
- the LOC107303366 gene encoding LRR receptor-like serine/threonine-protein kinase EFR; translated protein: MKIAAIGQFLFVLTACNVVQISCDSLYAKETDRLSLLDFKNAISLDPQQALLSWNDSIQFCSWEGVFCRAKTPNRVISLNLTDRGLVGKISPSLGNLTFLKHLILPENAFTGQIPASLGHLHHLQTLSLANNTLQGMIPNLANCSNLTVLDLSRNNLVGQFPENLPHHLQNITVSHNNLTGVFPVSLANVTTLVLLNCKFNNVEGNIPDEFAKLPMLKFLLMGINNLEGSFPQAIHNVSTLVYLSFAFNDLRGEVPSDLGNYLLKLQGFELGGNSFRGNIPSSLTNASNLFLIDISYNYFTGGVPTSIGKLTKLSWLNLEGNELHGRNNQDSEFLNSVANCTELQMFSVSMNRLEGRVPNSFGNYSLHLQFLHLGQNWLSGDFPSGLANHHNLIVAELSRNLFSGVLPNWLGSLKSLQKLSVGDNKFTGFIPSSLSNLTNLVQLFLYSNNFSGEIPGSLENLEALQRLGFANNNLNGIIPDGIFRIPTILLIDLSFNNLEGPLTTHVGNAEQLTYLTLSSNNLSGDIPNTLGNCESLQKLKFDQNTFSGGIPTSLSKLLSLTLLNLSYNNLTGQIPDSLSSLKYLGLLDLSFNHLNGEVPTKGIFKNATAFQVAGNQGLCGGLKELHLPACSTAPSSSSKHRQPLAIKIVIPLAILVPSFIVVLVILLLLRVKQNGQSMSLQSSDTNFPQVSYNDLARATDRFSMSNLIGKGRFSCVYQGKLFQGDDRVAVKVFSLETGGAQRSFVAECNALRNIRHRNLVPILTACSSIDSKGNNFKALVYKFMPRGDLNKLLHSTKDGGDTSHLNHITLAQRIRIIADVADALEYLHYNNQETIVHCDLKPSNILLDDNMVAHVGDFGLARFKIDSATPSRGDANSTSSLAIKGTIGYVAPECSECGQVSPTSDVFSFGVVLLEIFIRRRPTDDMFKDGLSIAKYTEINFPDRILEIVDPQLQQELDPYQETSTAVEEKGLQCLRSVLNIGLCCTKLTPRERITMQEVAAKLQGIYMCIFWLSSR